The window TATTGGTTTCTATAATAATATAATCACTATATTCACCCAGTTCTTTATGATAATCCTTTAAATATAATTTCCAACCCATTACTTCAAGCGGTTTATTTACTTCAATAGTTGCAGTATATTTTTCTTCATTTTGTGTATATAAAGTAATAGTTGACTTATAACGTTTAACAATAGGAGCTTCTAAAATAATGATGTTTCCATTTTTCATTTCTTGCATTTTACCTTGTTGCATTCTACTTGGGTAAGCAAGCCATGTATTAAAACTACTATCTTTTGAAACAACTTCGACATATGCAGATGCAATGTATCCAGGTGCTTTCATTGAAAAAACAGAATCGTTCCACCACCACGAATATGGTATATATTTCTTAATATTAATATTATAATTACCTAATTTTATTGTATGAATAGTATCTAATTCTGCTTGTTTTAATACAATCATTCCATTTTTAGCAGTGCTATCTTTTTTAACTAATTTAATTTTTGGTAAATAATAGTCTATTTCAAATTTCTTTAATTCAACTGCAAAAGGTAGATTATAAATTTTTTCATTTTCGTCATAGCCATACCAAACTGTTGAGTTCATTCGACAAACCATATCGAGTCGAATAAAATCGAAAGAACCTAAGCCACCAGCTAATAATACTAACCATAAGCCCAAATGATTTAAAATAAATGCAACATTTTTTTTATTCCAACTGTTAGTAATTCTTTTAGTTACAACTAAACCTAAATTTATTAACAAAAACAAGTACACTAATATAAATGGTATGCTTGTTGAGATAGAAGTCAGCCCCAAACGATCAATAAATGAAATTGAATGCTTTTGAGGAATAATTCCCATCAAAATAATAAAGAAGAAAAAAAACAGTATAGCAGCCAATGAAGTAAAAAGAGAAGTTAACCAATGATAAATAAAAGTTTTTGAAGCAAAAATTCTTAATAATAAAATCAGTACTAATAATAACAATCCAACATATAGGTTAAATGGAAAAGATAAATTTATTAAGGGATTTATAGACCATTGGAGCAAAAAACCAGCTGTAGCAATAGCCGCTAATATTATTAAGGTATGCTTAAAATAGATTTTATCAGTAAACATCTATATTATAAGTATTTAACAGAATATTTTGCTTCTCTTTCTTTAGCTTTTTTTAACCATATAGGCACAACATTTTTTAAAAATATTTCTTTATCAGCTTTTAATTTCTGTGTGTTTATTCCAATTGCTTTTTGAGCCATTTCTTTTGTTGAAATATCAGGTATTTTAACATCAAAATTATTATACTTTGCAAATATTTGAATTAATAATCGCCGAGCTTCTTGAGCTTTATTTATACCATGTGCAAGAATTCGAGCAGTTTCTAATGGAGCATGAAATGAATTACCATGCCCTGCAACGGCAAAATCCCATCGCCATTGTGCTTGTCTTATCAACAATAAAATATTTTTCATTTCTAATTCTTGTGCCCCAATATCCCAAGCATGTTTCGCTTCAAAATGAGCTGCAACAAGTTCTTTTTCTAATATTGTTCTTAATTCTTTAATATTACGTTGTCTTTGATAAACACGTTCGCGTAACTCCTCTTCTGATTCTTTATGACATACCTGACAAGATCGCGATATATTATTCAAAGGACTTTGAACATGATGATCGGTAAATTTAACACCTCCTTCACTTATATATGGCATATGACAATCAGCGCAAGCCAAACCTGCCCTAAAATGTACACCCATCTTGAAAACTTCATAATCAGGATGTTGTGCCTTAAGCATGGGGGCTTTGCTAATGGCATGCGTCCAATCAGAATAATTGAAATTATCATAGTATTTTTCAATTGCTTCAACGGTCATTCCAGAATCCCAAGGAAAAGTTAAATATTTTTGTTTTCCTTGACGATTATCAAAAAAGTATTCAACATGACACTGGGCACAAACCAAAGATCGCATTTCTTGTTGTGAAGATTCATTTAAATCTTTTCCTTGTCTTTGAAATGCTTCTATAAGAGCTGGACGAGTAATTTTTAAATTCATGGTTTTACTATCATGACAATCGGCACACCCAATAGGATTCACAACTTCACTACCTAATTTGTCCCATGAGCCTTTGTAAAATTCTTGGACTCCCATTTTAGCCATTAAGCGAGGAACA of the Bacteroidales bacterium genome contains:
- a CDS encoding cytochrome c biogenesis protein ResB — encoded protein: MFTDKIYFKHTLIILAAIATAGFLLQWSINPLINLSFPFNLYVGLLLLVLILLLRIFASKTFIYHWLTSLFTSLAAILFFFFFIILMGIIPQKHSISFIDRLGLTSISTSIPFILVYLFLLINLGLVVTKRITNSWNKKNVAFILNHLGLWLVLLAGGLGSFDFIRLDMVCRMNSTVWYGYDENEKIYNLPFAVELKKFEIDYYLPKIKLVKKDSTAKNGMIVLKQAELDTIHTIKLGNYNINIKKYIPYSWWWNDSVFSMKAPGYIASAYVEVVSKDSSFNTWLAYPSRMQQGKMQEMKNGNIIILEAPIVKRYKSTITLYTQNEEKYTATIEVNKPLEVMGWKLYLKDYHKELGEYSDYIIIETNKDNWLNVVFGSNTINLDRKQKLI
- the nrfA gene encoding ammonia-forming cytochrome c nitrite reductase; translated protein: MKWSIKQIVENKPWAGWLLFFVTVVFVFFLGLLASSIIERRAEAQFVYSPKVEIEQFEPRNEIWGENFPREYATFLQTADTNFKSLFNGNGLNDALKENPDMVILWAGYAFAKDYNQPRGHFYSIVDIRNTLRTGAPNDTTPSPQPNTCWTCKSPDVPRLMAKMGVQEFYKGSWDKLGSEVVNPIGCADCHDSKTMNLKITRPALIEAFQRQGKDLNESSQQEMRSLVCAQCHVEYFFDNRQGKQKYLTFPWDSGMTVEAIEKYYDNFNYSDWTHAISKAPMLKAQHPDYEVFKMGVHFRAGLACADCHMPYISEGGVKFTDHHVQSPLNNISRSCQVCHKESEEELRERVYQRQRNIKELRTILEKELVAAHFEAKHAWDIGAQELEMKNILLLIRQAQWRWDFAVAGHGNSFHAPLETARILAHGINKAQEARRLLIQIFAKYNNFDVKIPDISTKEMAQKAIGINTQKLKADKEIFLKNVVPIWLKKAKEREAKYSVKYL